The Listeria sp. PSOL-1 genome includes a region encoding these proteins:
- a CDS encoding Nif3-like dinuclear metal center hexameric protein, with the protein MKVANGYEFVAMLEQIAPKKLAMEGDPIGLEVGDLSKKVRKIMFALDVLETVVDEAIEKNVDMIIAHHPLLFRPVSKIDMTTAHGRMLRKLIKHDIIVYAAHTNLDIADGGVNDLLAELLELENTEVIVPTYHEDYAKIAVYVPEESHEAVRLALANNGAGEIGLGYEHCSFTVSGTGRFKPNKNANPSIGKALELTEVKEVKIEAVFPFSKKDQLIKAVKLVHPYEEPAIDVYKLENMSKTTGLGRVGQLKKEITADAFIDIVKNALALEYVRYIGDTSKTIQKVAVIGGDGNKFIYYVKHSGADIFITGDVYYHTAHDLLALDLPTIDAGHNIEKIMKGYLKKCFVARCKALDYEVDLIVSEINTDPFQFL; encoded by the coding sequence ATGAAAGTAGCAAACGGTTACGAATTTGTCGCCATGTTAGAGCAAATTGCTCCTAAAAAATTAGCAATGGAAGGCGATCCCATTGGCCTAGAAGTTGGCGATCTTTCAAAAAAAGTGCGCAAAATTATGTTTGCGTTAGATGTGCTTGAAACGGTAGTTGACGAAGCCATTGAAAAAAATGTCGACATGATCATCGCTCATCATCCACTTCTTTTTCGCCCCGTCTCTAAAATTGATATGACGACCGCTCATGGAAGAATGCTCCGTAAATTGATCAAACATGACATCATTGTTTATGCTGCACATACAAACCTTGACATAGCAGATGGTGGCGTGAATGATTTACTTGCAGAGTTGCTCGAACTTGAAAACACGGAAGTTATTGTCCCAACTTACCACGAGGATTATGCTAAAATCGCTGTCTATGTACCAGAAGAATCACATGAAGCTGTACGACTGGCCTTAGCAAATAATGGTGCTGGAGAAATTGGTTTAGGTTATGAACATTGTTCTTTTACGGTATCAGGAACAGGCCGATTCAAACCAAACAAGAATGCTAATCCTAGCATTGGTAAAGCATTAGAATTAACAGAAGTCAAAGAAGTAAAAATCGAAGCAGTATTTCCTTTTTCAAAAAAAGACCAGCTCATAAAAGCTGTAAAATTAGTCCATCCTTATGAAGAGCCAGCTATTGATGTATATAAGTTGGAAAATATGTCTAAAACAACCGGACTTGGCAGAGTCGGTCAATTAAAAAAAGAAATCACTGCCGATGCTTTTATCGATATTGTGAAAAATGCACTTGCCCTTGAATATGTTCGCTACATAGGTGATACGAGTAAAACCATTCAAAAAGTTGCGGTCATCGGTGGCGATGGAAATAAATTTATTTACTACGTTAAGCATTCGGGTGCCGATATCTTTATCACAGGAGATGTCTACTATCATACAGCACACGATTTATTAGCCCTTGATTTACCAACCATTGACGCTGGACACAACATCGAGAAAATCATGAAAGGTTATTTAAAAAAATGCTTCGTAGCAAGATGTAAAGCGCTTGACTATGAAGTTGACCTCATTGTTTCTGAAATCAATACGGATCCATTTCAATTTTTATAA
- a CDS encoding manganese-dependent inorganic pyrophosphatase, which yields MEKLLVFGHKNPDTDAICSAIAFSELKKAEGADIEAVRLGELNTETEFALAKFGVKAPRLIQTVANEVKQVCLVDHNEKQQSVDDIEQVAIISVVDHHRIANFETADPLYYRAEPVGCTTTILQKMYQEKKITIKKDVAGLMLSAIISDTLLFKSPTCTEEDKQAAEQLAKIAEVDMETYGMEMLRKGADVSKKSVAELLLDAKEFNMNGSKVEIAQINVIDEQDVLSRKTEIEAVIKQTIAAKHLDLYLFVITNILTNDSVGLAIGDKASVIEGAYQVTLADNLAPLKGVVSRKKQVVPVLTEHFSK from the coding sequence ATGGAAAAATTACTTGTTTTTGGGCACAAAAATCCCGATACAGATGCAATTTGTTCAGCAATTGCTTTTAGTGAATTAAAGAAAGCAGAAGGAGCGGACATTGAAGCCGTTCGCTTAGGCGAATTAAATACAGAAACAGAATTTGCTTTAGCAAAATTTGGCGTAAAGGCTCCCCGTTTAATTCAAACAGTTGCAAATGAAGTAAAGCAAGTTTGTCTTGTTGATCATAATGAAAAGCAACAAAGCGTAGATGATATTGAGCAAGTAGCCATAATAAGCGTTGTTGATCATCATCGTATCGCCAATTTTGAAACAGCAGACCCACTTTATTATCGTGCTGAGCCAGTTGGTTGTACAACAACGATTTTACAAAAAATGTATCAAGAAAAAAAGATAACAATAAAAAAAGATGTAGCTGGTTTAATGTTATCTGCCATCATCTCTGATACGCTTTTATTTAAATCACCAACTTGTACAGAAGAAGATAAACAGGCTGCAGAACAGTTGGCTAAAATTGCCGAGGTTGATATGGAAACATATGGTATGGAAATGCTACGAAAAGGTGCTGATGTAAGCAAAAAATCAGTGGCTGAATTACTACTTGATGCTAAAGAATTTAACATGAATGGTAGTAAAGTTGAAATTGCTCAAATTAACGTTATTGATGAACAAGACGTTTTATCACGCAAAACAGAAATCGAAGCAGTTATCAAGCAGACGATTGCTGCTAAACATTTAGACTTATACTTATTTGTGATTACAAATATTCTTACAAATGATTCTGTCGGGCTTGCTATTGGAGATAAAGCTTCGGTCATAGAAGGAGCCTACCAAGTAACGTTAGCTGACAATCTAGCACCACTTAAAGGTGTTGTATCTCGTAAAAAACAAGTTGTCCCAGTTTTAACAGAGCATTTTTCTAAATAA
- a CDS encoding DEAD/DEAH box helicase, with product MSKKTRFDQFSFRPFIEEAIKKLGFFEPTEVQQKLIPGILRGESIVGQSQTGTGKTHTFLLPLIQKIDPTKDEVQAVITTPSRELATQIHNEIKKITKYSEREITTRLLIGGTDKQRAIDKLKKQPQIVIGTPGRINDMIREQALFVYTAKMLVIDEADMTLDMGFLNDVDQIAGKMPPKLQMLVFSATIPQKLKPFLKKYMENPRYEHIQPKVVASKTVTHELIALRSRNKIDVLKETLVTLQPFLAIVFTNTKQKADEVAEGLIERGLKVAKIHGDVHSRERKRTMKQVENMEYQYIVATDLAARGIDVQGISHVINYELPNDLDFYIHRTGRTGRAGHSGIALTIYTPSDEDKLIQLEKLGIEFVHVDLKRGEFVQIEDRNRRAKRESKREAADPREIGMRKKAKQKRKPNYKKKINYKMAEIKRRERRMKK from the coding sequence ATGTCTAAAAAAACAAGGTTCGACCAATTTTCTTTTCGGCCTTTTATTGAAGAAGCGATAAAGAAATTAGGCTTTTTTGAACCCACTGAAGTACAACAAAAGCTTATCCCAGGTATTTTACGAGGTGAAAGTATTGTTGGGCAGTCACAAACTGGTACAGGAAAAACACATACTTTTTTACTACCATTAATACAAAAAATAGATCCAACAAAAGATGAAGTACAAGCTGTCATTACCACACCAAGTCGCGAGCTTGCTACTCAAATTCATAACGAGATAAAAAAAATAACGAAGTATAGCGAAAGAGAAATCACTACACGTCTGCTTATCGGTGGGACTGACAAACAAAGAGCAATCGATAAGCTTAAGAAGCAACCACAAATCGTTATTGGAACACCCGGACGAATTAATGATATGATTCGTGAACAAGCTCTTTTCGTTTATACGGCAAAAATGCTTGTGATCGATGAGGCCGATATGACCCTTGACATGGGATTTTTAAATGATGTCGACCAAATTGCAGGGAAAATGCCACCAAAACTACAAATGCTTGTTTTTTCAGCAACGATTCCACAAAAACTAAAGCCTTTCCTTAAAAAATATATGGAAAACCCGCGCTATGAACACATTCAGCCAAAAGTAGTGGCATCAAAAACGGTTACACATGAACTCATTGCATTGCGTAGTAGAAATAAAATAGACGTTTTAAAAGAGACGTTAGTAACTTTGCAGCCATTTCTTGCTATTGTGTTTACGAACACAAAACAAAAAGCTGATGAAGTTGCTGAAGGACTAATTGAGCGTGGCTTGAAAGTGGCTAAAATTCATGGAGATGTCCATTCACGTGAACGAAAACGAACAATGAAGCAAGTAGAAAATATGGAATACCAATATATTGTAGCGACTGATCTAGCTGCACGAGGAATTGATGTGCAAGGTATTAGTCATGTTATCAATTATGAGCTTCCAAATGACCTTGACTTTTATATCCACCGCACAGGCCGTACTGGACGAGCAGGGCACTCAGGTATTGCTTTAACCATCTATACACCATCTGATGAAGACAAGCTTATCCAACTAGAAAAATTGGGGATTGAGTTTGTCCATGTTGATTTGAAACGCGGCGAATTTGTTCAAATTGAAGACCGTAACCGCCGGGCCAAGCGCGAATCCAAACGCGAAGCAGCAGATCCACGTGAAATTGGGATGCGTAAAAAAGCGAAACAAAAAAGAAAGCCAAATTATAAAAAGAAAATCAACTACAAAATGGCAGAAATCAAGCGCCGTGAAAGACGTATGAAAAAGTGA
- a CDS encoding 4-hydroxy-3-methylbut-2-enyl diphosphate reductase, with protein sequence MEIIKISPRGYCYGVVDAMIIAKNASLDPNLPRPIHILGMIVHNKHVTDAFEEIGIYTVDGENREAILDKINEGTVIFTAHGTSPRLKEKAKQKGLVTIDATCPDVMRTYDLILEKKKAGYHVIYIGKKGHPEPEGAYGTAPDIVHLVETKSDIDELSLPTEKIFVTNQTTMSQWDVLDLMDYISEKYPHAKQHKEICMATQVRQEAVAEQAKAADLTLVVGDPRSNNTNRLAQVSIEKAGVPAYRIANVTEIDLNWLMNIKKVAVTAGASTPTQIIREVLIFLEQFDPSDQATWEYNHHADAHNILPRASKKNMEEKRRARLEHLKNGGR encoded by the coding sequence ATGGAAATTATTAAAATCAGTCCACGAGGTTATTGTTATGGTGTTGTTGATGCAATGATTATCGCTAAAAACGCTTCACTTGATCCAAACTTACCTCGTCCGATTCATATACTTGGCATGATTGTCCATAACAAGCATGTCACCGATGCTTTTGAAGAAATTGGCATTTATACTGTAGACGGAGAAAACCGGGAAGCCATTTTAGATAAAATTAACGAAGGCACAGTCATCTTCACTGCCCACGGGACTTCCCCCCGCCTCAAAGAAAAAGCGAAACAAAAAGGGCTTGTGACAATTGATGCAACATGTCCAGATGTTATGCGCACATACGATTTAATTTTAGAAAAGAAAAAGGCCGGCTACCATGTTATTTACATCGGTAAAAAGGGCCATCCAGAACCAGAAGGCGCTTATGGGACAGCGCCAGATATTGTTCATTTAGTGGAAACGAAAAGCGATATTGATGAGCTTTCTCTCCCTACCGAAAAAATCTTTGTCACGAATCAAACAACGATGAGTCAGTGGGACGTACTTGATTTAATGGATTATATCAGTGAAAAATACCCTCACGCAAAGCAACATAAAGAAATTTGTATGGCAACACAGGTGCGCCAAGAAGCTGTGGCAGAACAAGCAAAAGCTGCAGATTTAACCCTTGTTGTGGGTGATCCCCGCAGCAATAATACAAATCGCCTTGCGCAAGTTTCCATCGAAAAAGCGGGTGTCCCCGCTTACCGCATCGCTAATGTAACAGAAATCGACTTGAACTGGTTAATGAACATCAAAAAAGTTGCAGTAACTGCTGGTGCAAGCACACCAACTCAAATCATTCGTGAAGTGCTTATCTTTTTAGAACAATTTGATCCAAGTGATCAAGCAACTTGGGAATACAACCATCATGCTGATGCTCATAATATTTTACCTCGTGCTAGTAAAAAAAATATGGAAGAAAAGCGTCGCGCTCGGTTAGAGCACTTAAAAAATGGCGGACGCTAA
- a CDS encoding tRNA (adenine(22)-N(1))-methyltransferase TrmK — MNEEKLSKRLKTVASYIKKDSHIADIGSDHAYLPCHVILHQMARFAVAGEVVEGPFESAKNQVHKLALTNQITVRKGDGLAVIRPEDQIDTIVIAGMGGALIRSILEKDPNKLNSVRRLILQPNIAAWQLRAWAEENDYQIIAESILKEDHKIYEIIVLEKTTKPITYSESERLLGPKLIAENSPVFREKWNRERATWQTILQNIAAGSSVTTENKERIKELKEKIQIVEDVFS, encoded by the coding sequence ATGAACGAAGAAAAATTATCAAAACGCTTAAAAACGGTTGCTTCTTACATTAAAAAGGATAGCCATATAGCAGACATTGGTAGCGATCATGCTTATCTCCCGTGTCATGTGATTCTTCATCAAATGGCTCGATTTGCTGTTGCCGGAGAGGTTGTAGAAGGCCCATTTGAATCAGCTAAAAATCAAGTGCACAAATTAGCTTTAACCAATCAAATTACTGTTCGTAAAGGAGATGGCCTTGCTGTCATCCGCCCAGAAGATCAAATCGACACCATTGTTATAGCAGGTATGGGAGGAGCTCTTATCCGCTCTATTTTAGAAAAAGATCCAAATAAATTAAATAGCGTTAGACGGCTCATTTTACAACCAAACATCGCTGCATGGCAATTACGTGCTTGGGCGGAGGAAAATGATTATCAAATTATCGCCGAATCCATTTTAAAAGAAGATCACAAAATTTATGAAATTATCGTGCTAGAAAAAACAACAAAGCCCATCACTTATAGTGAAAGTGAACGTCTACTTGGCCCTAAGCTAATCGCCGAAAATAGTCCGGTTTTTAGAGAAAAATGGAACCGCGAACGAGCCACTTGGCAAACGATCTTGCAAAACATAGCAGCAGGCTCTTCAGTGACTACAGAAAATAAAGAGCGTATAAAAGAATTGAAGGAAAAAATTCAAATAGTAGAGGATGTGTTTTCATGA
- a CDS encoding tryptophan-rich sensory protein, which produces MKLIWMYITFLLMIATNILAESLPLNGLTTGEISHKYQALFTPANYTFIIWSIIYLALFIWLIMLVVKRIEITEQIAACFIATNVLNLFWLICWHFEWIFISLVIMGFLLFVLSLLYRSLRGYGKFRWPISLYISWIFVAMISNINYFFHTFGQANFFGIQEATWSILFLMIGFIVGLYGCYRLKDRIFSLVIIWAYLGIFFHDFHLSSAVSYVALALAILLFILILKKKSHAH; this is translated from the coding sequence ATGAAATTAATTTGGATGTATATCACGTTTTTATTAATGATCGCAACAAATATTTTAGCCGAATCTTTGCCACTAAATGGATTGACAACTGGTGAAATAAGCCACAAATATCAAGCGCTTTTTACACCGGCAAATTATACATTTATTATTTGGAGTATCATTTATCTAGCACTTTTTATTTGGCTCATCATGTTAGTCGTCAAACGAATCGAAATAACAGAACAAATCGCTGCTTGTTTTATTGCGACCAATGTATTAAATTTATTTTGGCTTATTTGCTGGCATTTTGAATGGATTTTCATTTCGCTTGTTATAATGGGATTTTTGCTATTTGTTTTAAGTTTATTATATCGTTCTTTACGTGGTTACGGGAAATTTAGGTGGCCTATTTCGCTTTACATAAGTTGGATTTTTGTAGCTATGATTAGTAATATTAATTATTTTTTTCATACGTTTGGGCAAGCCAATTTTTTCGGAATTCAAGAAGCAACGTGGAGTATTTTATTTTTGATGATCGGGTTTATAGTAGGTTTATATGGATGTTATCGCTTGAAAGATCGCATCTTTTCTCTTGTTATCATTTGGGCTTATCTAGGAATCTTCTTTCATGATTTCCATTTAAGCAGTGCGGTTAGTTACGTGGCGCTTGCTTTAGCTATCTTGCTTTTTATCTTAATACTAAAAAAGAAATCCCATGCTCATTAA
- a CDS encoding deoxyribonuclease IV: MLRIGSHVSMSGKKMLLASSEEAATYHANTFMIYTGAPQNTRRKPIDELNIEAAKVNMEQNNQADIVVHAPYIINIANTIKPEIFELGVNFLRSEIERTAALGAKQIVLHPGSHVGEGASAGIKQIIKGLNEALDPRHDVQIALETMAGKGTEVGRTFEEIAQIIDGVTHNELLSVTFDTCHTHDAGYDIVHDFDGVLNEFDKMIGIERLKVLHINDSKNECGAHKDRHANIGFGHIGFSALNNIVHHKDLPNIPRILETPYVGTDKKNKKPPYRFEIEMLRNEKFDPDLLDKIMAQ; this comes from the coding sequence ATGCTAAGGATTGGTTCACATGTTTCAATGAGCGGAAAGAAAATGCTACTTGCTTCAAGTGAAGAAGCAGCAACGTATCATGCGAACACATTTATGATTTATACAGGAGCGCCACAAAATACGCGCAGAAAGCCTATCGATGAATTGAATATTGAAGCCGCCAAAGTGAACATGGAACAAAATAATCAAGCCGATATCGTTGTCCATGCCCCTTATATTATTAACATTGCAAATACAATAAAACCAGAAATCTTTGAGCTCGGCGTGAATTTCTTACGCTCAGAAATCGAGCGGACAGCAGCCCTTGGAGCAAAACAAATTGTCCTCCACCCTGGTTCCCATGTTGGAGAAGGCGCAAGTGCTGGCATTAAGCAAATTATTAAAGGATTAAATGAAGCCCTTGACCCTAGACATGATGTCCAAATTGCCCTTGAAACAATGGCTGGAAAAGGAACAGAAGTAGGACGCACATTTGAAGAAATCGCACAAATTATTGATGGTGTAACACATAATGAGTTGCTTTCGGTTACATTTGACACCTGTCACACCCATGATGCTGGCTATGATATTGTCCATGATTTTGATGGGGTATTAAATGAGTTTGATAAAATGATTGGTATCGAACGCTTGAAAGTTCTGCACATTAACGACAGCAAGAATGAATGTGGTGCACATAAAGATCGACATGCCAATATCGGCTTTGGCCATATCGGTTTTTCCGCATTAAACAATATCGTCCATCATAAGGATCTACCAAACATCCCAAGAATACTTGAAACACCATATGTTGGTACAGATAAGAAGAATAAAAAGCCTCCTTATCGCTTTGAAATCGAGATGCTTCGAAATGAAAAATTTGATCCCGATTTACTTGATAAAATCATGGCACAATAA